One window of the Amycolatopsis mediterranei genome contains the following:
- a CDS encoding tyrosine-type recombinase/integrase, producing the protein MAAQQSRCADRADDLAAARLLLERLGVDPADLVADQSECPTSVPTFSEYIPVVAAAVSLGTRSTYASYWKHLETSWGSRRIDEPTPSEVKQLAEEVKANAVSRNNFRGGTGAAESFIAAARCLYHHAEDDRLITRVANPAARVSKPRRLPSPRRALTALELTEINGVAGSTGDDPELDSLLLRLHTETACRRGGALQLRPRDLDRHQCLIYLREKANTSRWQPVSPSLMAHLISHGEGRGAVDPDEPLLRYRRKRPITRRRYDHLWDRVGRHLPWVAHQGISTHWLRHTTLTWVERTHGYAVAQAYAGHQSSTTLNQAGTTATYVKASIHDVAAALAVLTREPHPVAGGGSLGEA; encoded by the coding sequence ATGGCAGCACAGCAGTCACGCTGCGCTGACCGGGCTGACGATCTGGCCGCGGCACGTCTTCTGCTGGAGCGGCTGGGCGTCGACCCAGCCGACCTGGTAGCTGATCAGTCTGAGTGCCCGACGTCTGTGCCGACCTTCAGCGAGTATATTCCGGTGGTGGCCGCGGCTGTGTCATTAGGTACACGTTCTACCTACGCTTCCTACTGGAAGCACCTGGAAACCAGCTGGGGAAGTCGGAGAATCGACGAACCCACCCCGTCTGAGGTCAAGCAACTCGCCGAAGAAGTCAAGGCGAACGCGGTCAGCCGTAACAACTTCCGCGGCGGAACCGGCGCAGCCGAGAGCTTCATCGCTGCAGCAAGGTGCCTCTACCACCATGCTGAAGACGACCGGCTGATCACACGGGTAGCGAATCCCGCTGCCCGCGTCAGCAAGCCACGTCGCTTACCATCGCCCCGGCGTGCACTCACTGCCTTAGAACTCACAGAGATCAACGGCGTGGCCGGCTCGACTGGCGACGATCCTGAGCTCGACTCACTCCTTCTCCGGCTCCACACCGAGACCGCATGCCGCCGCGGCGGGGCCTTGCAACTGAGGCCACGAGATCTCGACCGGCATCAGTGCCTGATCTACCTGCGCGAGAAGGCGAACACCAGTCGGTGGCAACCCGTCTCGCCCAGCTTGATGGCCCACTTGATTTCACACGGCGAAGGTCGAGGCGCCGTTGATCCCGATGAACCGCTCCTGCGCTATCGACGGAAACGCCCCATCACCAGGCGTCGCTACGACCACCTGTGGGACCGCGTAGGACGACACCTGCCATGGGTCGCGCATCAAGGTATCTCTACCCACTGGCTGCGCCACACGACTCTCACCTGGGTTGAACGTACGCATGGCTACGCGGTCGCCCAAGCCTATGCCGGTCATCAGAGTTCGACCACGTTGAATCAGGCCGGAACAACCGCAACCTACGTTAAAGCCTCGATCCACGACGTTGCTGCGGCCCTCGCGGTGCTCACCCGCGAACCGCATCCCGTTGCAGGCGGCGGGTCGCTAGGGGAAGCGTGA